In the Pygocentrus nattereri isolate fPygNat1 chromosome 19, fPygNat1.pri, whole genome shotgun sequence genome, one interval contains:
- the impa1 gene encoding inositol monophosphatase 1: MADLWQEAMDHAVAVARKAGEIVRHAVHNDMKVLCKSSSVDLVTKTDQKVEQLIIDSVKEKFPKHGFIGEESVAAGEPCVLSDNPTWIVDPVDGTTNFVHGYPFVAVCIGFAVNKTLEFGVVYSCIEDKMYTARRGKGAFCNGDPLQVSDQKEINQSIIATEFGSNRDPEVVDVIFSNMRKILCLPVHGIRGAGSAAINMCMVASGCVEAYYEIGIHCWDIAAAAVIVEEAGGVLMDFEGGPMDLMSRRIIAANNKTIAERIVNEIKAYPAIRDDAPL, from the exons ATGGCTGATCTTTGGCAGGAAGCCATGGACCACGCTGTTGCTGTGGCCAGGAAAGCAGGAGag ATCGTCAGGCATGCTGTGCACAATGACATGAAGGTCTTGTGTAAAAGTTCCTCGGTGGACCTGGTCACTAAGACTGACCAGAAAGTGGAGCAGCTTATTATCGATTCCGTGAAGGAAAAGTTCCCTAAGCATGG CTTTATTGGTGAGGAGTCTGTGGCTGCTGGAGAGCCATGTGTTTTGTCGGACAATCCAACCTGGATCGTCGATCCGGTGGATGGAACCACTAACTTTGTGCATGG ATACCCTTTTGTTGCTGTTTGCATTGGCTTTGCTGTTAATAAGACG TTAGAGTTTGGTGTAGTGTATAGCTGCATAGAGGATAAGATGTACACGGCCCGCAGAGGGAAGGGAGCATTCTGCAATGGAGACCCTCTCCAGGTATCAGACCAGAAAG agatcaatcagtcaatcattGCAACGGAGTTCGGCTCAAACAGAGATCCAGAAGTGGTCGATGTGATTTTCTCCAACATGAGGAAGATTCTGTGTTTGCCTGTGCATGG GATACGTGGTGCCGGTTCAGCTGCGATAAACATGTGTATGGTTGCCTCTGGCTGTGTGGAGGCGTACTATGAGATCGGGATCCACTGTTGGGACATTGCAGCCGCTGCAGTCATCGTGGAGGAGGCAGGAGGAGTACTCATGGATTTCGAGG GTGGACCAATGGACCTGATGTCTAGAAGAATCATTGCTGCTAATAACAAGACAATTGCAGAAAGAATAGTGAACGAGATCAAGGCATATCCTGCCATCAGGGACGACGCTCCTCTATAG